The DNA segment TACTCTCTTGGATTATGATTTTAAAGACGTCATTATCCAGCAGATAAAAGGTGATTTTTACCAGAAAACACAGTCTGTAGAGGTAAAGTGCAGTTCTGTCTCTAGTAATAATATTAATCTGACACTGAATGGCACCACAATGGCAGGTAAGGATAATATTCTGCAAACTAATGTTTCAGGGCTAGGGGTCGCATTATTGAACGGAGATGATGACGCTGAAATTAAAATAGGTAAGACTATTCCTCTGATGCTTGGTTCGGGAGGCGAAGCAACCTTTAATCTAAAAGCTATTGTTGTAAATCCTAATAATACTAAGCTAACCAATAATAGTGATTTCTCCGCCACCGCGACATTAACCACAAGTTATAATTGAGGAGCAAACTATGAAAGTTACTCATACTATTATGGTGGCCCTGAATTTACTTCTGCTGTCACCATTGTGTCTGGCAGACGGAAGTGCCAAATTTCACGGAAAGTTGACCGAAGTGCCTTGTAAGGTTAATGGCGATCAGAAAATTGAATTTGATTTCGGGCGAGTGGGTATCAATAAAATTGATGGTGCGAGCCAATGGGTGACACAAAAAATTGGTATTACCTGCGATCAGGATATTCCCACTGCAAATTTAACGTTGCAGGTCACAGGTACGCCGGTATCCCCAGGGAAATCTAATATACTTAATACTCCGGTTGCTAACTTAGGTATTGCCATCGTTAACGGTGATGATGACAGTAAAATAGAATTAAATAAGCCTATTATTATTACAAAAAATCAACTTTTCCCGATAAAAGCGATTTTGACTAAAGATGATAATAATAAACCTGTTGCAGCAGGGATTTTAAATACCTCAACGACGGTGATTGCCAGCTATGAATAACCTAAGAAAATTGATGGTGACAGCATTCAATGGGTTCACCGTATTGATGGCCATAATGGCTTACCCTGCCTATGCAGTTGATGCCTTATTTAAAGCAGAACTGGTGGAGGAGCCGTGTATGGTGGTTCCTTCCACCGAAGATCAGACCGTTGATTTTCGTGAAATACCGGTGAAAAATTTTTATACAGATGCGAAATCATTAGCCAAACCTTTTTCCATATCTCTGGAACAATGCGACCTCAGCCTGGGGAAAGAGGTTATCGTCAGCTTTACCGGCAGTGAAGACTCGGTTCAAAGCGGCCTGGTGAAAAATGCCGGTAGCGCGGTGGGATTCGCCGTTGCGATCACCACCCTGGATAACAAGCTGGTGCCAGTGAATAGCGGAAAAGCCAATTTTACCCTGGAAGATAATACAACACATACTAATCATCTGGATTTTAAGGCTTATGTGCAGGCGCAATCCGATTTAGTGACCAGCAAGAAGCTCGAAGCCGGTAATATCAAATCGACGGTCACATTTGGACTGGAGTACCCCTAATGAACACGCTTACCGGAGCGTTATGCACCCTGTTGTTGATTTTGACCGGTTTACCGCCAGCCAGTGCATCAATTGCGTTAGGGCGTACCCGTGTTATCTTTAACGCTGAAAAACAATCGCAAAGTTTTGAAATAAAAAATAACTCTGACAAGCCTTATCTGGTGCAAGCCTGGCTGGAAGACGAACAGGAAAAAAAAATTACTGAACCTTTTATAGTATTGCCACCGGTTCAGCGGATCGAAGGGAATACAGTAAGTCAGATAAAAATACAAGGATTACCCCAGCTTAAAAAACTACCACAAGTTCGGGAAAGTGTGTTTTATCTAAATATTCGAGAAATACCACCCAAATCAGATAAACCTAATCAAGTGCAACTGGCCGTGCAAAGTCGAATTAAAGTTTTTTATCGACCTGATTTTTTGAAGTTAGATCGTATGAGTGATGATATACCAGGGGCGGAGAATATAAAAATCAGTTGCTCATCCGGTGAGTTGATAGCTCATAATCCTACACCCTATTACTTCACTCTTACAGCTGATCAGATTTCACCAGTGATGATAGCACCAAATTCAGATATGAAATTAGCGTTGCGCGGAACAAAGGGAGTTAGCAATCTCTTTTATATAACCGATTATGGAAAAATGAAAGAGATTAATAACTTACTCAAAGAGCAAAAAAAATGTGGGGATTGAAATTGATATTTTTTACAGAGGTTACTATTAAAGCAAAAATGCTTTTTTTAAAAAGTATGTTTATTTGTATTGGGGCAGGGGGGGTTACATATTCCCTTCCTTCAGCAGCATTTCCTGTGGTAACTAATGTCGACGTGAATCTTACTAGTTCAAGTACGGCGACATATACAGTTTCATTTGTTTCAGATCCATCTCTCGACAACTTAAGCGCATTGAAAAATAAAATTCCAACTGAGATGTCATATTTCGGGATATTTCACAGGCATAAAGATGAGAAAACTAGTGAATTAATGATCGCTTCCGGTCAAAAGGTTAATTTGCTGGGGACTTCAGGTTATACATGGCTGGATGTAGGAAATGCTTGGACTGACCAGTTTGGTAAAAGCGGAACAGTTACTCTTAAACATACTGGTGTTAATGGTAGTGAATGTGCCGGGTTTTTAGGGATTAATCAAAGTAATTATTTATGGAATAGTGCGATAATCCCGCCTATTCCTGCAGCTAAGTGTATAGGTACTCCACCTGTAAATAATTGGTGTGCATTAAAAACGCCTGAAATAACACTTAATTATGGAACTTTGACGTCTGACAAGGCAGTCGGTACCAAAAAGAGTGCAAATGTTATCGTTGAATGTACTGATGCTATTGATTATACACTGCGCTTACGCGGAAAGAATGAAATTCCTCTGACTAACGGGATGAATGTGACTCTTACTGCCAATAATAGCCCTCTGATAAGTACGACTTTGAAGGGGACAAAAGGGGATAACAGTGTGGTTATTGAAGGAACATTAAACGGAACTCCGGTCGATGGTGCATTTTCTGGAAGTGAAGTATTAATGGTTTCTTACCCTTAAAATAATTCAGAAGGATATTTTTCGTGAAAACTCTTCTGGGAAGAGTTCTGAGTCTGTCTTTTGTTATTCTGGCCGTGTCTTGCAGCAATATACCCAATAAGTCTGAGACTGTTATTTCGCCAGCCAATAAAGGTATAGACGCAGAGCTGAATAAAAAAATCACTCAGGAAAAAAACAGGGCCAGTCAGGCTGAGTTATTACAGTGCAAGAACAATCTTGATAATATCAAAGTCCTGGATAAAAAGGCTTATGATTCATATTCAGTGCGTTTTAATGCCCTGATGAGTGAAGTGAAAAACTATCTCATCATCCGGGAGAATGTAAATAATGCCGACCAGTCAACGGTCGATTCTATGTATAAATATAAATCAGATAAACTATGCTCTGAAATTTCCAACAGCATGTTATCGGCTTTATTGAAAAAAGGTGAGGCTCTGAAATGAGTAAACTCAGAAAGACCCTTTTTTGCTTACCGATGATTTTCTGTTTTCACCAGGGTTATGCGGCAACAGATGTTCCTGGTCTGTTGAAATTTGCCAATGAATACAGTGGCGATAATGTCTCACAGCCAAAGTCTGTAGAAACGGAAAAGGCTCCGGCTATCACCCGGGGTAATGCCAATTTGCAGCTGCGTCAGGCGCAAATTAAACAGGCGGCGCGGGATAAACAAAGTCAGGCGAAAATTGCGCAGTTGCAGCAGCAGGTGTCTGCGCTCTCTGCACAAAATGAGCAGTTAAAAAGTAACACTTCAACCTCGCTGAAAGAACAAGAGATCAATGAAGCCCGTGAACAGATGGTTGCATTAACCAAAGAGCTGAATGAACTGAAAGCGTCGCAAACCGGCTCTCAAGGGGAGTTAAAGGCGCAGCAAGACAAACTGTTTTTGAGTGAGTCGAAAAATAAAGAGATCGAAGAGATTGTGACTGCTCAGGAACAGCAGATTAAGACTCTGAAAGAGCAGTCTGCCTTGCTGACCCGTCCGACTACCGTGGCAAGAGGCAAACCGGAAGCGTCGTATGCGGCCGGCATGAATATGGGACGTGAAGCACTGGATTTGCAGGCGCAGCGTAAAATTCAGGGTATTGATACCGACCCTAAACTGGTACTGGCAGGCATTATTGATGCGTTTAACGCCAGCCCGATCATCGACGAGAACCGCGTGAAGGCTGTTCTGAAGCAGACGGAAATAGATCTCGCGGCGAACACACAGAAAATTATTTCGACACAGAAAAAGCTGGGAGAAAACTACCGCGCCAGCATGTTGAAAAACAAAGGCTACAAAAAATCTGACGCCGGTTTTATTTATCAGATTGATTACGCCGGTGACAG comes from the Enterobacteriaceae bacterium Kacie_13 genome and includes:
- a CDS encoding fimbria/pilus periplasmic chaperone, with the protein product MNTLTGALCTLLLILTGLPPASASIALGRTRVIFNAEKQSQSFEIKNNSDKPYLVQAWLEDEQEKKITEPFIVLPPVQRIEGNTVSQIKIQGLPQLKKLPQVRESVFYLNIREIPPKSDKPNQVQLAVQSRIKVFYRPDFLKLDRMSDDIPGAENIKISCSSGELIAHNPTPYYFTLTADQISPVMIAPNSDMKLALRGTKGVSNLFYITDYGKMKEINNLLKEQKKCGD
- a CDS encoding fimbrial protein; the protein is MKVTHTIMVALNLLLLSPLCLADGSAKFHGKLTEVPCKVNGDQKIEFDFGRVGINKIDGASQWVTQKIGITCDQDIPTANLTLQVTGTPVSPGKSNILNTPVANLGIAIVNGDDDSKIELNKPIIITKNQLFPIKAILTKDDNNKPVAAGILNTSTTVIASYE
- a CDS encoding fimbrial protein, which translates into the protein MKIAQCAFLLLSAALFSTVSKADIKAEFKGVLIDAPPCKINGDTLLDYDFKDVIIQQIKGDFYQKTQSVEVKCSSVSSNNINLTLNGTTMAGKDNILQTNVSGLGVALLNGDDDAEIKIGKTIPLMLGSGGEATFNLKAIVVNPNNTKLTNNSDFSATATLTTSYN
- a CDS encoding fimbrial protein, whose protein sequence is MNNLRKLMVTAFNGFTVLMAIMAYPAYAVDALFKAELVEEPCMVVPSTEDQTVDFREIPVKNFYTDAKSLAKPFSISLEQCDLSLGKEVIVSFTGSEDSVQSGLVKNAGSAVGFAVAITTLDNKLVPVNSGKANFTLEDNTTHTNHLDFKAYVQAQSDLVTSKKLEAGNIKSTVTFGLEYP